A genomic region of Mus musculus strain C57BL/6J chromosome 7, GRCm38.p6 C57BL/6J contains the following coding sequences:
- the Xrra1 gene encoding X-ray radiation resistance-associated protein 1 isoform X3, translating into MNHPIIRLSLPQTAKVCSLPPMFEILPVKSLKARNQTLAPPFPELRYLSLAYNKIAKEDAVLPAALFPSLCELVFHNNPLVAHTRGIPPLLKSFLQDRLGIRLVRKKLVKPKHHMLMPRKESRKVKTYIPKVPKHSLVPHHLNMITDSPPSSLMPEPEHSTEDTSHEALFANEGPEGPSLTHRAFVPMPPICSDSTVHSEAVSHQSHTAGLVSSEHPSDDDAKSTESIFLTQVNELPSSTAHRENLEAVNDQRRPSTAPRETKRTRRKQTATSLHNKYDGYEELLTVKPDPAFLEPKGIQKNAQALHRMLKQPLICRSSKPRLDTFQKPYVPKEKRAGRIPILPPRKTRAQLLDDILIRMRDPRNVTEAPLGTVLQRRAQQRLVNQKQYREAKRLLKEFRARYRQLVRSSLRTVFAASPPPRPPTRRALSAGQPKLGRFLEFMDEFCQEPTASDSKE; encoded by the exons ATGAACCATCCAATTATCAGGCTGAGCCTGCCTCAG ACAGCCAAGGTATGCTCACTTCCTCCCATGTTTGAGATTCTTCCTGTGAAGTCACTGAAAGCAAGGAACCAGACACTGGCCCCGCCTTTCCCAGAGCTGAGATATCTTAGCCTGGCCTACAACAAG ATCGCAAAGGAGGATGCCGTCCTGCCAGcagctctcttcccctccctctgtgAGCTTGTCTTCCATAACAACCCTTTGGTAGCACACACACGAG GGATCCCACCACTGCTGAAAAGCTTCCTCCAGGATCGCCTGGGCATCCGCTTAGTTCGAAAGAAACTGGTAAAACCTAAACACCATATGTTGATGCCTCGGAAGGAGTCACGGAAG GTGAAGACCTACATCCCCAAGGTGCCGAAGCATTCTCTGGTCCCCCATCACCTCAACATGATCACAGACAGTCCTCCATCAAGTCTTATGCCGGAGCCCGAGCACTCCACTGAAGACACTTCTCACGAGGCACTGTTTGCCAATGAGGGCCCAGAAGGCCCTTCCCTAACTCACCGGGCCTTTGTGCCGATGCCTCCCATCTGTTCCGACTCCACCGTTCACAGCGAGGCAGTGTCCCACCAGAGCCATACAGCCGGCCTCGTGAGCTCAGAGCACCCATCAGATGATGACGCCAAGAGTACGGAGTCCATCTTCCTGACCCAG GTGAATGAGCTGCCATCCTCCACCGCCCACAGGGAAAATTTGGAGGCAGTGAATGACCAAAGGAGACCATCAACAGCacccagagagacaaagaggaCTCGGAGGAAGCAGACGGCTACCTCTCTGCACAACAAGTATGACGGCTATGAAGAGCTGCTCACAGTCAAGCCTGACCCTGCGTTTTTGGAGCCAAAGG GCATCCAGAAGAACGCACAGGCCCTGCATCGAATGCTGAAGCAGCCGCTCATCTGCCGCTCCTCCAAGCCCAGGCTGGACACTTTCCAGAAACCCTACGTTCCCAAGGAGAAGAGG GCCGGGAGGATACCGATTCTACCCCCACGGAAGACCCGAGCGCAGCTGCTGGATGATATCCTCATTCGCATGCGGGACCCTCGGAATGTTACTGAGGCTCCACTGG GCACTGTGTTGCAGCGGCGCGCACAGCAGCGCCTAGTGAACCAGAAGCAATACCGAGAGGCCAAGAGGCTGCTCAAGGAGTTCCGCGCACGCTACCGGCAGCTGGTACGCAGCTCGCTGCGGACTGTGTTCGCTGCCAGCCCGCCGCCAAGGCCGCCTACCCGCCGTGCGCTGAGCGCCGGCCAGCCCAAGTTGGGCCGCTTCCTCGAGTTCATGGACGAGTTCTGCCAGGAGCCCACGGCCAGCGACTCGAAAGAGTAG